The Hemiscyllium ocellatum isolate sHemOce1 chromosome 7, sHemOce1.pat.X.cur, whole genome shotgun sequence genome window below encodes:
- the LOC132817367 gene encoding C-X-C chemokine receptor type 1-like: MGSITINLDDMDFSDMFDNYSSDWYTYFDPDISPCTLAVSGNWINTALAVIYSLACFLAVTGNIIVMIVLLWNQHTILSTDIYLLNLAVADLLFAMTLPFWAVDAVSGWIFGDTMCKIISMLQEVNFYSGILLLACISIDRYLSIVYATRAHKQKRPFIIKLVCAAVWLLAIVLSLLVLYKGEYTPPGSNRKICYEILDGEFAAKWRIITRFLRHFIGFLIPLAAMVYCYSVTIQKLCQTKGFQKHKAMKVIIVVVLAFLICWFPHNITVFIDTLMRSKLIAETCQKRNHIDRALFGTQSLGFLHSCINPIVYAFIGVKFRRNLLKILARKGIIKQRRMAIYSRSVSSSSEAGLISSNI, encoded by the coding sequence ATGGGAAGCATTACCATTAATTTGGATGACATGGACTTCAGCGATATGTTTGACAACTACAGCAGTGATTGGTACACTTATTTTGATCCTGACATAAGTCCCTGCACCCTCGCAGTTAGTGGTAATTGGATCAACACAGCTCTGGCTGTTATCTATAGCCTGGCGTGCTTCCTCGCTGTGACAGGCAACATTATCGTAATGATTGTCCTACTCTGGAATCAACACACAATATTATCCACAGATATCTACCTGCTTAATCTGGCAGTGGCTGACCTGCTCTTTGCCATGACCTTGCCTTTTTGGGCAGTGGATGCCGTATCTGGCTGGATATTTGGTGATACCATGTGTAAAATCATCAGCATGCTACAGGAAGTTAACTTCTACAGTGGGATTTTATTGCTGGCTTGTATCAGTATTGATCGCTATCTGTCCATTGTCTACGCTACACGGGCCCACAAGCAGAAGAGACCATTTATAATTAAGTTGGTTTGTGCTGCTGTTTGGTTGCTGGCTATTGTCCTGTCTTTACTGGTTTTGTACAAGGGTGAATATACTCCACCTGGTTCCAACAGAAAGATATGTTATGAGATACTTGATGGTGAATTTGCTGCAAAGTGGAGAATAATCACTAGATTTTTGCGGCATTTTATTGGGTTTCTTATCCCTCTGGCTGCCATGGTTTACTGCTACAGTGTGACAATCCAGAAACTGTGTCAAACGAAGGGATTTCAGAAACATAAAGCCATGAAAGTCATCATTGTGGTGGTGTTGGCTTTTCTCATTTGTTGGTTCCCACACAACATTACGGTATTCATCGACACATTAATGAGGAGCAAACTCATTGCCGAGACTTGTCAGAAGCGTAATCACATTGACAGAGCTCTTTTTGGAACTCAAAGTTTGGGATTCCTGCACAGCTGTATTAACCCAATTGTATATGCATTCATTGGGGTGAAATTCAGGAGGAATCTGCTCAAAATTTTGGCTCGTAAAGGAATTATTAAACAAAGAAGAATGGCAATATATAGCAGATCTGTATCTTCCTCCTCTGAAGCTGGACTCATTTCAAGCAACATATAG